In one window of Camelus bactrianus isolate YW-2024 breed Bactrian camel chromosome 13, ASM4877302v1, whole genome shotgun sequence DNA:
- the LSM10 gene encoding U7 snRNA-associated Sm-like protein LSm10, with protein MAVSHSVKERTISENSLIILLQGLQGQVTTVDLRDESVARGRIDNVDAFMNIRLAQVTYTDRWGHQVELDDLFVTGRNVRYVHIPDDVNITATIEQQLQLIHRVRNFGGKGQGRREFPSKNYK; from the coding sequence ATGGCGGTGAGCCACTCAGTAAAGGAGCGGACCATCTCTGAGAACAGCCTGATCATCCTGCTGCAGGGCCTCCAGGGCCAGGTCACCACCGTGGACCTGCGAGATGAGAGCGTGGCCCGTGGACGCATAGACAACGTCGATGCTTTCATGAACATCCGCCTGGCCCAGGTCACCTACACAGACCGCTGGGGACATCAGGTCGAGCTGGATGACCTCTTTGTGACAGGCCGGAATGTCCGTTACGTCCACATCCCAGACGACGTGAACATCACCGCGACCATCGAGCAGCAGCTGCAGCTCATCCATCGGGTGCGCAACTTTGGCGGCAAGGGTCAAGGCCGGCGGGAATTTCCTTCCAAAAACTATAAGTGA